Proteins encoded together in one Camelina sativa cultivar DH55 chromosome 9, Cs, whole genome shotgun sequence window:
- the LOC104713237 gene encoding defensin-like protein 4, translated as MLIFSRYTYIETKVVIINNHMAKFSPIVSLLFVALVLFASLEGPTKVEAQKLCKKNSGTWSGVCGNNNACKNQCINLEGARHGSCNYVFPYHRCICYFPC; from the exons ATGCTTATTTTCTCACGATACACATACATTGAAACCAAAGTAGTAATCATTAATAATCACATGGCTAAGTTCTCTCCCATCGTCTCCCTTCTCTTCGTTGCTCTTGTCCTCTTTGCTTCTCTTG aaggaCCAACAAAGGTTGAAGCTCAAAAGTTGTGCAAAAAGAATAGTGGGACATGGTCAGGAGTTTGTGGAAACAATAATGCATGCAAGAATCAGTGCATTAATCTTGAAGGAGCACGTCATGGTTCTTGCAACTATGTCTTCCCATATCACAGATGTATCTGTTACTTCCCATGTTAA